In Apium graveolens cultivar Ventura chromosome 10, ASM990537v1, whole genome shotgun sequence, the following are encoded in one genomic region:
- the LOC141692499 gene encoding uncharacterized protein LOC141692499, translated as MSFASSQQSFLINSLSSAHYPLAKTSLVSFNKPIIISCKHKPHDSNTSPRKIYEEKLRKLAMVTLAAGILTLGSFDPALAAKSGGRVGGQAFRSSRPSAPPRSSSPRTNNSRTNIYINPPVAPPLGGYGYGYGYGGYGWSPFSFFAPGPGVAVGIGGGFDTFAFFLFLGAAAAVVRRFFRSREDDDY; from the exons ATGTCCTTTGCTTCATCACAGCAAAGCTTTCTCATCAACTCTCTTTCATCAGCTCATTACCCTTTAGCTAAAACCTCATTAGTTAGTTTTAATAAACCCATCATTATCTCTTGTAAACACAAACCACATGACTCTAATACGTCCCCCAG GAAAATTTATGAGGAGAAGTTGCGAAAATTGGCAATGGTGACATTGGCAGCTGGGATATTGACACTGGGTTCATTTGATCCAGCATTAGCTGCCAAGTCTGGTGGTCGAGTTGGTGGTCAGGCGTTTCGCTCATCTCGCCCTTCAGCTCCTCCTCGTTCATCATCACCGAGAACTAATAATTCGAG GACCAATATTTACATCAACCCCCCTGTGGCTCCCCCACTAGGTGGGTATGGGTACGGCTATGGTTACGGTGGATATGGCTGGTCACCCTTTTCGTTCTTTGCACCAGGTCCCGGTGTTGCTGTTGGCATTGGAGGGGGGTTTGATACTTTCGCTTTCTTTCTGTTTCTTGGTGCCGCAGCTGCTGTTGTAAGAAGATTCTTTAGATCAAGAGAAGATGATGATTACTAG